The window GACCCGGGCGGAAATCAGCGACAGGGCGAACAGCACCATCACGATCAGGGCCACATGGCGGCCGGCGTTGCTCGCTTGAATCACCCACTCGCTGCTGACCACGGCCAGGCTGGCGACCAGGGCAAACGTCAGGGCCATGCCGCCGAGGGTCAGCAGGATCGATGAGCGTGTGCGGTCGGCACCGGCAAACAGGAACGGCACGACCGGCAGGATGCACGGGCTGAGGACGGTCAATATGCCGCCCAGGAAAGCGATGAGAAACATGGGATCACCTATTACGAATTAGAGGGCGACATACATTCCCAGTGGGAGCGGGCTTGCTCGCGAAAGCGATCTGACAGTCACATTGATGCTGAATGTGCCGCCGTCTTCGCGAGCAAGCCCGCTCCCACAATGGCTTGGTGGTGTTTACAGAACCGTGCCAAGGCCTCAGGCCGTCTGGCCATCCAGCCACTTGCCCTGCGGCGTGTGGCTGGAGCCGTTTTCGGCGAGGAAGGCGTCACCGCCCTTCTCTGCCACCGGCGTCAACTGAAAGCAGGTGCTGCTGCCGCAAGCGCTCTGTTCTACAGCGCCGTTGGCGTGGGCCGCAGCACCGGCGGCGGAGAAGGCAATGGCGGTCAGGAATCGGCTGATGTTGTTCATGGTGGTGTTCCTCGCTTCAAAGGGGATGCGCAATGGCTGATCGCTGGACTCAGTTGTCCGAGGTGCAGCTATCGGAAATCTTGCGGTAGTCCAGAACCTGGGTTTTGCTGTGGGAGTCCAGGTAGGTCAGTTGGGCATCCACCACCCCGCAGGAAGGCGTCGCGTCCTGCTTCAACGACACCACTTTTTTGATGTCCAGTTGCGTGCCGTAGGTGTAGGGTTTGGCGCTGACATCGGCTTCGGCGCGGGCCGACAAGGTGCAGATGTTCAGGGCGGCAAACAGGCAAGCGGCGTAGATGGCTTTGGTGTTCATGGCGGTTTCCTCAAGGTTTGAATAGGTCAATCGTTAGTTGGGTAGAGGCAGCTGGGCTTGCCTCGATGGAACCTATTTAAAGCTTGCGAGGTATCCCGCATGTGTCGGAAAAAGGCGCGTGTAAATCGGTACGTATCAGAACCGGGTCGGGATACAGAGCGATACAAAACCCCGGAAAAATCGCTTTTTTACGTCGGTGTGTATCCACCGACAAGCCAGATACACTGCAATACAAACCCCTGCGGGCGAGCGGGAAAAGGCTCGATAGACTGTGCGACATCCCCCACTTACAGAGGCAAGTCCCCATGGAGCACGTCGATCACATTCTCATCGTTGATGATGACCGCGAGATCCGCGAACTGGTGGGCAACTACCTGAAGAAGAACGGCCTGCGCACCACCGTCGTGGCGGACGGTCGACAGATGCGCACCTTCCTGGAATCCACCCCGGTGGACCTGATCGTGCTGGACATCATGATGCCGGGCGACGATGGCCTGATGCTGTGCCGCGAGCTGCGCTCCGGTAAACACAAGGCCACGCCCGTATTGATGCTCACCGCGCGCAACGATGAAACCGACCGCATCATCGGCCTGGAAATGGGTGCCGACGATTACCTGGTCAAACCCTTCGCCGCCCGTGAACTGCTGGCGCGGATCAACGCGGTCCTGCGCCGTACGCGGATGCTGCCGCCGAACCTGGTGGTCACCGAAAGCAGCCGCCTGCTGGCCTTCGGGCGCTGGCAGCTGGACACCTCGGCCCGGCACCTGCTCGACGATGACGGCACCATGGTTGCCTTGAGCGGCGCGGAATATCGCTTGCTGCGGGTGTTTCTCGATCACCCGCAGCGGGTGCTCAACCGTGACCAGTTGCTCAACCTGACCCAGGGCCGCGACGCCGACCTGTTCGATCGTTCCATCGACTTGTTGGTGAGTCGCCTGCGTCAGCGGTTGCTGGACGACGCCCGTGAACCGGCCTACATCAAGACGGTACGCAGCGAGGGCTATGTGTTTTCGCTGCCGGTTGAAATCGTGGGAGCGCCAGCATGAACCTGTCGATGCGTTGGCCGCGCACCCTGGCTTCGCGGCTGTCACTGATTTTTTTGATCGGCCTGATCCTCGCCCAGGCGCTGTCCTTCGGCGCGCAGTATTACGAGCGCTATGAAAACGCGAAAAACACCATGCTGGGCAACCTGGAAACCGACGTCTCGACGTCCATCGCCATCCTCGACCGCTTACCGGCCGAAGAGCGCATGAGTTGGCTGCAACAACTGGATCGGCGCAATTACCGCTACTTGTTGGATGAGGGCTCACCTGGCACATCCATGAACACAGACATGCCCGAAGCCCCCATTGCGATGGCCTCGATCAAGGACGCCATCGGCAAAGACTACCCGATGACCTTTACTGAGATTCCCGGGCCGCGCAAACACTTCCAGGTCCACCTGAAGCTGGCCGACGGCGCCCCGCTGACCATCGACGTGCGACCTTCGATGCAGCCGCTGTCACCTTGGTTGCCGATCGTCTTGCTCGGGCAATTGGCGTTGATGATCGCCTGCACCTGGCTGGCCGTGCGCATCGCCATCCGCCCTCTGACCCGCCTCGCCGAA of the Pseudomonas sp. MAG733B genome contains:
- a CDS encoding DUF2790 domain-containing protein — protein: MNTKAIYAACLFAALNICTLSARAEADVSAKPYTYGTQLDIKKVVSLKQDATPSCGVVDAQLTYLDSHSKTQVLDYRKISDSCTSDN
- a CDS encoding response regulator, with translation MEHVDHILIVDDDREIRELVGNYLKKNGLRTTVVADGRQMRTFLESTPVDLIVLDIMMPGDDGLMLCRELRSGKHKATPVLMLTARNDETDRIIGLEMGADDYLVKPFAARELLARINAVLRRTRMLPPNLVVTESSRLLAFGRWQLDTSARHLLDDDGTMVALSGAEYRLLRVFLDHPQRVLNRDQLLNLTQGRDADLFDRSIDLLVSRLRQRLLDDAREPAYIKTVRSEGYVFSLPVEIVGAPA